One Serpentinicella alkaliphila DNA segment encodes these proteins:
- a CDS encoding polysaccharide deacetylase family protein translates to MYNKKKASTTIFIILCIGLVSCNFSSTSSINQDLLAIINSLQKEYIVLNDNETFHDLFIRGQAKYKVVRDFELINGVADEIPVLMYHHLLLSSENNFKGNSAILDVETFFEQMEILFKSGYTTVTLLEFEKWLSGEIELPKKSVSITFDDGYLSNYIYAYPILKNFNFKASQFLITNTAKEESEPFDPNVLQYLTWEDIVSTLDVFEYSNHTHDLHHLENNKGFMISKPIDYVYEDTLENMSLTNCKYFAYPYGHYNDEVLDILESVGIKMAFTVKSGPVKKGDSPLELNRYGIFPSTSISKFNYMINNQ, encoded by the coding sequence ATGTATAATAAAAAGAAGGCTTCAACAACGATATTTATTATTCTCTGTATAGGGCTTGTTTCTTGTAATTTTAGCTCTACTTCTTCAATAAATCAGGATTTACTTGCAATTATTAATAGTCTCCAAAAAGAATACATAGTATTAAATGATAATGAAACATTTCATGATTTATTTATTAGAGGACAGGCAAAATATAAAGTAGTTCGTGATTTTGAATTAATCAATGGTGTTGCAGATGAAATCCCGGTTTTAATGTATCATCACCTCCTTCTAAGCTCAGAAAATAACTTTAAGGGTAATAGTGCTATACTTGATGTTGAAACATTCTTCGAGCAGATGGAAATCTTATTTAAAAGTGGTTACACTACAGTAACTTTACTTGAGTTTGAAAAATGGCTAAGTGGAGAAATTGAGCTTCCTAAAAAATCCGTTTCCATAACCTTTGACGATGGTTATTTAAGTAATTATATTTATGCATATCCAATATTAAAAAATTTCAACTTTAAAGCATCCCAATTTTTAATTACAAATACAGCTAAAGAAGAAAGTGAACCTTTTGACCCAAATGTACTACAATACTTAACATGGGAAGATATTGTAAGTACTCTAGATGTTTTTGAATACTCTAACCATACCCACGATTTACATCATCTAGAAAATAATAAAGGCTTTATGATTTCAAAGCCAATAGACTATGTATATGAAGATACATTGGAGAATATGAGTTTAACTAACTGTAAATATTTTGCATATCCCTATGGACATTATAACGATGAAGTTTTAGATATATTAGAGTCTGTAGGTATAAAGATGGCTTTTACAGTTAAATCAGGTCCTGTTAAAAAAGGTGACTCTCCTTTAGAATTAAATAGGT